A region of the Anolis sagrei isolate rAnoSag1 chromosome 4, rAnoSag1.mat, whole genome shotgun sequence genome:
ATGCATGGTTTGTCTGCatgtgctgaccgaaaggttggcggttcgaatccgggaagcagggtaagctcctgtctgtcagctccagcttctcatgtggggacatgagagaaacctcccacgggatagtaaaacatctggttgtcacctggacaatgtccttgcagacgaccaattctctcacaacagaaatgacttgcagtttctcaagttgctcctgacatggaaaaaaagcctTAATGAAAGGCAGAGGTGTTGAGTTAACCCTTACTTTATGTTCCAGAAACTAAAAAGCTATGGTTGGTTACCAGCTTTTGTAGAATTCAAGATCTTAAAagtgggcaaaagtatgatagctgggacccaatgctggttgcaCGACAcgggtcagaattagagaagtGAAGACATTACGTATTTGAACGTGTTTGCATACGATATCCAGATagccttaagcactatgcttggctATTTGTTGCCCCCTTTCCTTTCTGGTGAACTATCTTGCCACAACTCTGTCGCACCTGCGTCTCTCACTCGCTGCGCTGTCCcatctatcatacttttgcctaaAACTGTAGTGTGAAGTAGGTTTAAGATTCTAGCTTTTTGCACTGCTGGTAAGCATAGCAGAGAGAAAACTAAAGCCGAGCAATCAGAGAATAGAAGGGACTGCCTGTGACTTTGTGCAAGACATTGATCTATTTAGGTCTTGGCCACCTAGTTTGGAACAGCTGGTGTATTGAGGAAAGGTCTGGGGCAGGTGAAGACTTGCTTGCATAGATTTTATAGGCATTCACATTTATTTTTAGGAACAAGGTACTCATTGATTTAGTGGGCGATAATAGAGATCCAGCTTGATTTGAATGCTGTAAACCAAGATTAAAATCCCTGCTCGGCCATAGAAatctattgggtgaccttggacatagacaaattctgccaagacaACCCATGATAGTGGACActttagggtcatcataaatcagaaatggttCATAGGCACACAAGAACTACAATACTAGTATAAAGAATGTTGTTTACAGAAATTGAGCTTCTGTCTTGGAGATTCAGTGCTTTGTGATGTTACAACACAATTTACATTGAagtttaaataaattttaaatgagTATCCTATAGTCTTGTTTATTTATGCTTGGAAACAAATTTCACTAACACCATATTCCATAGGATTTCTGTCATAGTTTGCCCATGATGGTATAGCATAAAGTTATTGTATCTCTTCTTTCGTTTGGGTATTCTTCCTGCCACCACCATTGCAGAATGCATCCAGCTAGACCCACAAGAACTGGCTACTAAAGAAACAAGTGACTTGAAGAACTCATCATTTTTCAGCTTTGAGTTTTATAGGTAAAGTGGGTTTTGTGCGAGCAAGGCTTTTATATATTCTTTTTAAGGAGAATAATGGAATATTAGCTCATAtcattttttttgctttatttatagGCTCATACAGGTTGACATATCTTTTAAACTAAAAGGCATTGACCTACAGACCATTCATGATCGTGAACTGCCCGACTGTTATGAATTTGAGAATACCGTAAGTGCTATCTTGTATTCCAAATATAAAAGACATGGGCTGGCATCCTGTATTGCAATTATATATTTGTAACCCACACATTTGTGTTCAGTTATACTACATATTCACAATTGCAGATGCCTCTTGAGTCTGACCTTGAAGCTTCTCGGAGAGATAGACATATTCTGTTGACTGTCAGGGCTTAGCAGGATGATATTTCCAGCCCCCTACAACCAACAAATAGGTCTGCGATAATCAGAAATAGGTGTGCGATAATCAGAAACATGACTTCTAGTGAAACTCCCTCTGCAGATTGCTGGCAATAGGGTGCTGGAAATGTCATCTTGCGATATCAGCCAAATAGTCTTTCATTGCTGTTGGTTGTGAAATTTGGCTTGGGGAATCAGGCTGAGAGACAATATTTACATATGCATTCATATCTAAGTTGACAATGTAGGATCTTGGTTgatccccccccaccccccatcttAGGCAATTTATTAGGATGGACTTCTTTAAATCTTCAGTCAAGTGTCTTGTAGCCATGGAGTGGGACAAAGATGAAAATAATGCCCATTGTTTTACCTACTACCAATCCAGTATCAGATATATTGAGACAGCCATATTAATATAAGCCATTGGAAATCAAACTTGAAGCAACTTCTTTATCTACAGTACCTTATAGGTAAACTTCTTCTTGCCTCTGCATGATATTGCTTAGTATACTAAACAATATCATTAGTATACATTATAATGATATTGTTTAGTATACGATACAATATCATTAGTATACAGATGGATTGGCAGGAACAAGCTGCTTGCCATTTTGTCTGCCCATCATTTATTTCACCCGTCCCTCTGATATAGAAGTGCTCAATTGATAGTTTTCTAATATGGGTATGGTTTAAAGGACTTGTTACTAAATGCAGGCTAATAATtgttctatcttttttttttttggactacatctccagCCAGGCCAAAAAAGTAAAAGCTCTGGTCTTATGGAAGGCTTGTGCATGTGTGTTTAATAAAATCTTATAGTAAAATATATGTTAAATACCGGTACATATATTTTAAAgatttgttttaactgttttatggtgCTATCCATTTTTGTTTTTGCCTATTTAGATTACTGTGTGTGATATAAAGCAATCCACAGTGGTGGTCCATAGACTAATTCTAGTCAATGAATAAGTGTATTCACTTCAGTGAATAAGCGTATTctgagtattttatttaaattgaacTGGGAGTTTTGTAAGttgttttatactaatttgttttatgttagtgggctgtatggccatgttccagaagcattctctcctggcattttaaGTTAATTGATATTGTTATCGTTGTAAACGTTGATGtattttacttgtattttatGTGGTTTGTGGTATTATTATAtgtcgccccaagtcccttctgggagatagcGGTGGTACCCCAATGGGTGCCATCTTGTTGTGGTTGGGGGCTTAATTACTCCAAGGatgttgagagctgtgctggtggtgGTGTAACTACGAGCAGGTCCAACTAAGTCAGCGTGTTCTCAGTTGAGGaatggaactaagagcacctaacccattagcactatgggaaaacaaaccaaaacaaagtatATGCTGGCTTGGTCATTGCTCAGGATAGACAGGAccatggtggatgctgctgattctggacatccattgaaAGTGGGCTACAGaaccaaaatacaaatgaacactcggagaagcggcagaaatatacaataccagaaaaccgcactattattattattattattattattattattattattagggaaagaaagaaacatttatAACCTATGGACATAAGTAAGGTGCCAGTCTAAGAAACATGGGAAGGAAAATTGCCAGTCCCTACATCAGATAACCAGAGATAAAAAAGTGTAAACATTTTATTGTTTCATGcaaataattttgttttgtaaaaaaatacTCCAATGTTTATATCTACAGATTACTTTTAACAATAGAGCACATAGtggtaaaatgaaaatattttttgataCTGATGCTGACATCCAAGAATGTAAAGACTGGAATATATCTGGCTCAAGTAAGTATTGTGGATGTGGATATCAGATAGAATTATGCTGATGGGTGCTTCATGACTGTAGGTGTTTTGTCATCTTATGCATAAGTTCTTATACCTGAACACATGAATTAGAGGATTCATCTGAAATGTTGCAGTGTAAAATATCCATACAGGTTGGTAAggttcacggtccctcagactgttggggggccagactatagtttgaaaaaaaacatgaacaaattcccatGCCccttgcacataccttatttgttgtgcaaaacaaattactgaagaactattttaaccaacataaacatatcagtatttcaatgagaagtgtagaTCTGCTATTGGGTGATGAtgcagtcaagttaattaggattgtttgttttatgccttcaagttgttttggacttaGGGCAATcttaaatctaaagtttagggctgGGCAGATGACTTTCGGAAGACTGTATCCAGCCCGTGGGCCTagatttggggacccctgctctagatgtaCTGTTGATCTACAAGTGTGGTggaatggtttgagtgttagactaggatagtggttctcaacttgttctgtcctcagatgttttggcctacaactcccagaaatcccagccaacttaccagctgttaggatttctgggagttgaaggccaaaacgtctgggtgGCCagaggttcagaaccactgtactaggacTTTGAAGACCAGCATTCAGATcttcactcagtcatggaaacacaGTGAATGATTTTgacttcagaggaaggcagtggcaaagcTCCTGTGAAAAAAATCTTAGGCTTGCCAtatgtcagggttgatttgaaagCTCATAGCAAAAAAATGCGTTATTGTTTTCACTGTATAAGTTACCATGCTGACATTTGGATACTGGAATTAGAAATTATTACACGTTGTAGGAGAGCTAGGGAAATGTTTGCTAAATTGCAAATTGGAATGAAGGAATGGGGTAGAGCTGTTTTATAAAAACAAAAGCTAACTGGAGAACTGGTCTTCtttatgttataattttataatgacattgggattttttaaaattgaaagatAGGATTAAACATCTGTAAAATAATACCATCAATTTCAAAGCTGTTAAGTTTCATTCAACCCAAATCTCTGAGAGAAAAGGCTGGTGCAAAAGATTTCAAAACTAAGCACCACATGAAAACGTAACTGTTTTTGCAAATTTTGTTGCACTCTGCTTTTGGGGAAATTTTCTTTGCCATGGGTTATTTTAACTTTGTAGTTCCTTGTATCTGCTATATGCATGCTGCTCTAAGAAATCTGTCTCCTAGCTAATTGAGGCATTGTTCTGTAATGTCAGCTTGACAAAATATGGCAAGATTTTGAAGCCAGCGAGTCCTACAGTTTCAGTTaataaacaagaacaaaacaTATATGCACTGTACCTTTTACTGGGGTTCTGGAGATGGATGTGTATCACATACAGGGCTGTAGCCAAGGGGGTGggtgtgcaacccccccccccccatttttcaggttGAAAAGAAAAACCTGgcttactcattaattttaactggttaaccaaatccctatcctaagtctatgagaagcaaaaattaaatgagtccctccagaactgcaagcactatcactaacaaattttgacaatttattcacagccATTACTTGCAACAACCAAGCAACCAAGGTGGCCCACCCagaactggcaggcaaagcctaaggcatgggagggatttaaagccccccatgaaggagaccagaaaattgatttaattaagtctatataaaatctagaatgaaccatactatttaaattatttttgtgttatggaactacttttATGATTCGCAAAATATTTTTTCAACCCCTCCTCCCATTTTTTTTGGCTATGGCCCTGATCCCATATACGTTTAGAACTTAATGCAGcctatgtatgcatgtgtagacaccccccaccccccctccTGCATTTTATGCCTTCAGCAATTCCACTTTTACAGTCATGAGACCTATTAAAATAAGTGGGACTTGTTCTGAACATAAGGTTTTGGTTTAGCcttctgtttgtttttgcttgaaaatgcctattttttttcttttgttcctaTATTAGTCCAAAAAAATACTCAGTACCTCTTGGTTTTTGATGGGTTCGTCATTGTGAGCTGCATCGCTTCCCTTATTCTCTGTACACGATCCATTATCCTTGCTCTCAAACTGCAAAAAGTAAGTATGTGCCTGTCTTTCCGATTGATGTACAGTTGCCTTTGAATTTCCCAAGACATATGTTGTGTGTGGGGATGGGATGAGGCTGCAGAAATGTTCAAGAAACAATAGTTTGTAGTCTATTTGGCTTGTAGCTTGGCCATACTCTCTGGGGGACTCTGGAAGTTGTAATAGAATGAAGTAACTTCCCTGGGCTCTCTTGAAGAGTTCAGTGTAAGACTTAAATCATGCTGTCTGCACTGCTAACTGCTTTGGATCTGTTTCTAAAAGCTATAAATACTgtgattaattttttttgcaagaaGAAGTTGAAAGAAATAGACTCTGAACTGCATACCCATGTGTGTGCCTTGTTCCTGTGgggttttttgccagtttaattaCAGAAATCATAGGCATTAGTTGGCCTTGATTTCAATGATGTTTAGAAGGTTGCTTGACTTTTGCATATTACGTACTAATTAATGACTAGTGTGGAGACAATGAGGACAACCAAGAACTCCCACCTGGCTGCCTGCATTGCATCTGTAACAAATAGACCAGCGGAGCTGTTTTGAGTGGTTAGAGGGCTTCTTCACCCTGATGcctgttggggggaggggggagggagtccCTGTACACTCAGCAGCTCGATGTGGTGATTTTGCCcatcattttgcagacaaagttgctcagatccCCTCAAACCTAGATACCATCATTGTAGCAGTTCTAACAGATGTACTCAAGGCACCTGTCTGTCCTATCTGCATGGATTGATTTCAGTTTATTCAGCCtgatgatgtggacaagatccttggaacTGTGAGGACTACCACATGCgctctagatccttgcccttcctggcttatcAAATAAGCCAGAAAGGGATTGGTTGACAGGATTGCAAGTATTGTCAACACCTCACTGGGACAGGGTAAAATTCCATCAAGCCTGAAATAGACAGTCATaagaccatttaaaaaaaaatcttccctgAACCCTTTAACATTAAGTAATGGCCAATTTCCAATTTCCCcttcctgggcaaggttctggaatgGGTGGTGTCCACGCATCTCCAGGAATTCTTGATTGAAACCAGTTATCTTGATCCTTCGCAGTCCTGTTTTAGATCTGGTCATGGaatggagacagctttggttgccttggtggatgatctctgcAGGGAGTTAGACAGAGGGAGTAtgttcctgttggttctcttggatctctcagcggATTTTGATAACATCGACCATGGTTTCCTTCTGGActggctctctgggatgggacttgggggcattgcattgcagtggctctgctcattcctggagggccagaCCCAGACGGTGGtcttgggggacacctgctcagaacCCTGGCCGTTGGCTTGTGAagtcccgcaaggttctattctttcccctatactttttaatatctacatgaaattgctgggtgaggtcatctggagttttggagttctgtgtcatctgtatgcagatgacacaactCTATTACTTGTTTCCACTtaaatccaaggaagctccctgAGTCCTCAATCAGTGCCTTTGATAATgggaaaatatatgtattttcataATCAGTTATTCTTTCCTTAAATTGCTTTCTTTCCCAGTCTTCTGGGGTTTGaattcctactcagccatggagacCCACTGGGTAATCCTGAGCAAGTCACATCCTCCCAGTGTCCAAGGAAAGCAAagacaaatcccctctgaacaaatattgccaagaaaccccatgatagatttgttttagggttgccataagttagaaataacagttgttgtttttgttgttgttgttgttgaaggcacacaacaatagcaataaagtTTGCCTGAAACCATGGACACTTTCTGATTATTCTTCTAATGCTTAAAAAACAGAGATTTGTGAAGTTCTTCTTGGAGAAATACAAACGTCACGTGTGCAGCGCAGATCGCCTGGAATTCCTAAATGGGTGGTATGTCCTGGTGATTATTAGTGATATGATGACTATCATTGGCTCTATaatgaaaatggaaataaaagcCAAGGTGAGTCAGAACTGTTTGGTCTGATTTGATATAGAAGCTTTGAAAATCTGGAACTCTCATATGTCCTTTAGGTCATAAAAGGAAGCTACTGTCTCAAAACCTGTGTACTTTACTTAATATTACCCAATCTCTGCTTAAGGAAGAGAGATACCATCAGTTGCCTTGGTGAATAACCTATATTAGCAACGGAATTCTGTTTCCAATTGATCTCTCTATAGCTTTCGGTATTAGATTCTTGCAGATTACCTCTCTGCAATGAGGTTTTAATTTACTATTGAAggatttaaaactgttttaactattggaaaaccagaatttccatagccttttggaagtgtgaccttttggagattaattggcattcacgcCATTTGGAATGATCATAacatttttgtaaagtatgatcttcctgagaagagctaaaaactcgTTTGAGTGAATTGGTATATTGGGATATATTGGTAtatatccactagcattcatgcaagggaATTTAGGTTTctcggttgttagactgatatacctggctatctctctgaactgttaggaacataGATTATTctaatgcacaaaatatagcagttcttcagaagtgttttcttcagttgtccaaaaacatttactctcccataaaatatcttgtttctatatcatgctctcaagagacacaAATAAAGTAGACtctgttaaaagtaacatattttgTTTACGCACAACTTTCATGTATTCACTATACAGGTACATAACTGTTCAGTCCAGTTCCAGATAGGtttttaagtagtttctctgtgcagataacgcagggcatctttcttacaatcaaacagcaacatctttacattctgagagtctaatggagtcagtcctctaaaatggagtcttaggtctgagcagtctcagatctgatctTGTGGTCTGCAGCACCTCCCAAAACTTCTCAGGAAacagagtaaagggaaagctgcataccaaaacatacatatacaacacagtaagcaaacagaatcatatacaaaacaaattaatAGTGGACACTTGAAGAAGGTCGCTATTTTCAACATTAACTTACTTTTAGTAGCATGCCCAATTCAATCAGTATTTTAACATGCACATTTTGTCTTGCTTTTACTGGTAGAAGTTGAGCATTGCTTATCCTGAAATCCTATGccatccaaaattgtccacatgggtagtgACACCtcgctttctgatggttcaatgtacacacacttcatttcatgcacaaaattatttaaaatactgtgcAGAAAATTATCTCCagacttgaaaaaaaaatccaaactcacaaatacttctggtcccaagcattccagataagtgattctcaacctgtcaTTTAAAAAATGTCTTGGCAGCTGCCTTGTATCCTATTCATTGGAGACAAATTAAAACTGAATGACTGGatttctcctctctttcagaatcTTACAAGCTATGATGTTTGCAGTATTTTGCTTGGAACATCTACTCTGTTTGTTTGGGTTGGAGTCATTCGGTACCTGGGTTATTTCCAGACTTACAACGTAAGCTCTAGAGTGAAATATTCATAACTTGTTTCCTTTCTATTGTGAAAATCTGACAGCTTCCTTTTTCCTATTCTTAGGTGCTAATTTTAACAATGCAAGCATCGTTACCCAAAGTTCTTCGGTTCTGTTGTTGTGCTGGAATGATTTATCTTGGCTATACTTTCTGTGGCTGGATTGTTCTAGGACCATATCATGAAAAGGTATGGAGGCATATGGGATTTTTTTGAAACCTATTTTGGTATGTAACTAGGCTATAATATAAAAAGAGTTGTAGTACATAAACAGTAATTTAGATGTGGATAAATGGGCACTTTCACAGTTGTTAGGagtacacaggactcccgtggaagtagaaaaaacaaaatatatgttttgtttGACCTGTTCTGCTCTCAAAATATCTCCTTTTCTGAACACAAAATATTGCATTGTGAATTCAatgtggaaaaaaagaagaaactgtGATGCTTGGTTTTGTTTAGCAACTCCTTTTGCTGGCATCACCAAATGTAATCAAGATACTGGCTCTGAGACACAGTGAAAGGTTCATCACATCAGTTTCTTGGTTTTGGCCTATTTCTTGGTGTCTCACAAGGGGGCAGCATTGCACTACATTGGTGTGACTTGGATACATACAGTCTCTTTACTAGGTAAGACTTTGGATGTCTTAAATAACTGGCTGCCAGCTTTGAGCTTTCTTATCCTCTTCTTTTGTTCAAAATGCCACATGTCATGGTCTTAATGTGACTTTCATGAAACTGTTGACAGAACAGGGACATTGTTCTGTTTGAAATTGTGCAATATCCAAACATTTTATCTAGTGCTACAAGCTGGCTAGGAGAAGCGAGAGGTGATGTTTTGAAAATGGCATGCCCATCAAAATGTGCTAGAAATGTGCATGGTGTCTGTATGTGAGTGCACTGTGTGAGTATGAGGTCCATATATATTTTTatgtacatataaaaacacaagGTTCAATGCCCTCTTTATGACTGTAAATTCTGGCTGTCACAGACTCCCAAGTATGGCCAGAGAAGTATGACCTGCAGGCATATAAATTACCCTGAAGATCCCTTCAAAACTCCTTGAgctcttctcttttttaaaaaagtgcaatTTTAGGTTTAAAAAATTCTGCAAATTGCATCTTGGGGCTCTCCAAAATGCATGCAAACATgtaaaagcaaacagacaaaaacgCACACCGCTTCCAACCCCACAAATCCTCATAGATCCGCTTTTTCCTCTTAAGTACCATCTTATCATTCGGTTTCATCTTCAAAATAGTgatatttttggaaaaaaaacataaacaggaGGGGATGTAGTTCACAAAAGTGTGTGCTGGAGAGGGGATGTAGATCACAAAAGTGATTGGGGTTGGAAAATAAGCCCAATAATTCTGTTTTAGATATAGAGCTCTGTTCCTTTGTATTCTAACCATAATAATTAATGTGCAGCATTGTGCCACATTACTATCATAAACATCTCACTCCCTGTGATTAACTATAATGGGTTGGATTGTCCCCTTTCTACAAAGATCATACTAGCTATGGGAATTTGGGAGCTATAAACCATTTTTTCTCCCAAGCGCTATTTCTGACTGTGAGATTGGTATAATGTTTATGCTTGATACTTATGCACTTTaggaaccagcatggtgtagtggttagaGTGTTGAGCTGCAGTTATGTTTGAAACcaactgggtggccttgggaaaATACATTCAGCCCTAGAGGAAGAAAAGGGCAAgttctctctgaacaaatctggccaagtaaaattccatgataggttcaccttaggggtGCTATAAATCAGAAAATGCACAGTAACAACTACTATACACTTTAGATCAgttattctcaaccttcctaatgctgtgactctttgatacagttcctcatgttgtggcaactcccaaccacaacattattttcatttctacttcataacttcaCCCCTTAGGATTGTCCACATTACTGTAATGATGTTGTTCTCCAGACTACAGGCCATCCCTGAGTTACAGATGGCATAGAGAAGGAGGCGAAGCAGGGGTGAACACGGGTGCTTGCTGACTGTTTGGCTGGCAGAGGGGGCCCATCAGCCGTTCCAGGGAGGTGGAGGAAGCAGGGCCAAAGGAGGAGGTGGCGCAACCCCTCTCAAACACCCAATTGACCCCTCTAGGGGTTGTGACCCCCCACATTGAGAACTGTTGCCTCAGATCAACCTTACTGATCAATGAGCCatcttagatttttaaaataaaatctttgTTTATTACAAGTACTGTGGCTACTTCGTTGATGATGATTGTGTTTCCATTGCTTTCTAGTTTGAAGACCTGAATACAGTGGCAGAGTGCTTGTTTTCTCTTGTCAATGGTGATGACATGTTCGCGACATTTGCACAAATCCAGCAGAAAAGTACTTTAGTGTGGCTCTTCAGTCGACTCTACTTGTACTCCTTCATTAGCCTCTTCATATATA
Encoded here:
- the MCOLN2 gene encoding mucolipin-2 isoform X4; this encodes MFLAPSVMALRYLGKRRTLVTRSMMTQPDEDCKEEELLRQDLKFYFMNPCEKYRARRQIPWKLGLQILKIVMVTTQLILFGLSNQLVVSFKEENMVAFKHLFLKNYSGVDEDDYSCSVYTQQDVYDSIFFAINQYRQLKNISLGTLGYEQDEEDLAGLQICKKQYRKGTMLPSNDTLHIDSTIETECIQLDPQELATKETSDLKNSSFFSFEFYRLIQVDISFKLKGIDLQTIHDRELPDCYEFENTITFNNRAHSGKMKIFFDTDADIQECKDWNISGSIQKNTQYLLVFDGFVIVSCIASLILCTRSIILALKLQKRFVKFFLEKYKRHVCSADRLEFLNGWYVLVIISDMMTIIGSIMKMEIKAKNLTSYDVCSILLGTSTLFVWVGVIRYLGYFQTYNVLILTMQASLPKVLRFCCCAGMIYLGYTFCGWIVLGPYHEKFEDLNTVAECLFSLVNGDDMFATFAQIQQKSTLVWLFSRLYLYSFISLFIYMILSLFIALITDAYDTIKKYQQIGAPVTDLYEFLKDCDSEEYSREPQTSLSFCCCRRQKNDDHMILIN
- the MCOLN2 gene encoding mucolipin-2 isoform X3, whose translation is MLEDCCENPSYQFVRTKLHVTELSMMTQPDEDCKEEELLRQDLKFYFMNPCEKYRARRQIPWKLGLQILKIVMVTTQLILFGLSNQLVVSFKEENMVAFKHLFLKNYSGVDEDDYSCSVYTQQDVYDSIFFAINQYRQLKNISLGTLGYEQDEEDLAGLQICKKQYRKGTMLPSNDTLHIDSTIETECIQLDPQELATKETSDLKNSSFFSFEFYRLIQVDISFKLKGIDLQTIHDRELPDCYEFENTITFNNRAHSGKMKIFFDTDADIQECKDWNISGSIQKNTQYLLVFDGFVIVSCIASLILCTRSIILALKLQKRFVKFFLEKYKRHVCSADRLEFLNGWYVLVIISDMMTIIGSIMKMEIKAKNLTSYDVCSILLGTSTLFVWVGVIRYLGYFQTYNVLILTMQASLPKVLRFCCCAGMIYLGYTFCGWIVLGPYHEKFEDLNTVAECLFSLVNGDDMFATFAQIQQKSTLVWLFSRLYLYSFISLFIYMILSLFIALITDAYDTIKKYQQIGAPVTDLYEFLKDCDSEEYSREPQTSLSFCCCRRQKNDDHMILIN
- the MCOLN2 gene encoding mucolipin-2 isoform X2, with the protein product MFLAPSVMALRYLGKRRTLVTRSMMTQPDEDCKEEELLRQDLKFYFMNPCEKYRARRQIPWKLGLQILKIVMVTTQLILFGLSNQLVVSFKEENMVAFKHLFLKNYSGVDEDDYSCSVYTQQDVYDSIFFAINQYRQLKNISLGTLGYEQDEEDLAGLQICKKQYRKGTMLPSNDTLHIDSTIETECIQLDPQELATKETSDLKNSSFFSFEFYRLIQVDISFKLKGIDLQTIHDRELPDCYEFENTITFNNRAHSGKMKIFFDTDADIQECKDWNISGSIQKNTQYLLVFDGFVIVSCIASLILCTRSIILALKLQKRFVKFFLEKYKRHVCSADRLEFLNGWYVLVIISDMMTIIGSIMKMEIKAKNLTSYDVCSILLGTSTLFVWVGVIRYLGYFQTYNVLILTMQASLPKVLRFCCCAGMIYLGYTFCGWIVLGPYHEKFEDLNTVAECLFSLVNGDDMFATFAQIQQKSTLVWLFSRLYLYSFISLFIYMILSLFIALITDAYDTIKVNDTIKKYQQIGAPVTDLYEFLKDCDSEEYSREPQTSLSFCCCRRQKNDDHMILIN
- the MCOLN2 gene encoding mucolipin-2 isoform X1, producing MLEDCCENPSYQFVRTKLHVTELSMMTQPDEDCKEEELLRQDLKFYFMNPCEKYRARRQIPWKLGLQILKIVMVTTQLILFGLSNQLVVSFKEENMVAFKHLFLKNYSGVDEDDYSCSVYTQQDVYDSIFFAINQYRQLKNISLGTLGYEQDEEDLAGLQICKKQYRKGTMLPSNDTLHIDSTIETECIQLDPQELATKETSDLKNSSFFSFEFYRLIQVDISFKLKGIDLQTIHDRELPDCYEFENTITFNNRAHSGKMKIFFDTDADIQECKDWNISGSIQKNTQYLLVFDGFVIVSCIASLILCTRSIILALKLQKRFVKFFLEKYKRHVCSADRLEFLNGWYVLVIISDMMTIIGSIMKMEIKAKNLTSYDVCSILLGTSTLFVWVGVIRYLGYFQTYNVLILTMQASLPKVLRFCCCAGMIYLGYTFCGWIVLGPYHEKFEDLNTVAECLFSLVNGDDMFATFAQIQQKSTLVWLFSRLYLYSFISLFIYMILSLFIALITDAYDTIKVNDTIKKYQQIGAPVTDLYEFLKDCDSEEYSREPQTSLSFCCCRRQKNDDHMILIN